The segment TCAGTAATGCATTGCGTTGACGTAAGACTTGGTGATATTGCTGCAAAATGTGGGCATACACAGGTTCTAGTTGAATCAGCAATGTATCCAGCCAAGTACGGCGCCGATCTGGCCCACCACGCACTAGCTCTAAATCTAAGCTAGAAAATTGCACCGCACTGAGACTACCTAGAAAGTCAACTTGGCGGCGTAGGGTTTCTCCATTGCGGGTTAGGGTGCGTCGGCCACTCACTCGTACACTAATAGCCAGTTCAACTAGACCTGTGTCTCGTTCTAACAGCGTTGTGATTTGTCCGGTAGAGGCACCTGTTTGCACTAAATCTCGATCGCGCCCTGTGCGATGCGACCGTAACGTCGCCAATAGCTCTACGGCTTCTAACAAGTTCGACTTACCTTGGGCGTTGTCTCCCACCAAGATGGTTTTAGGGGCCAAAAAATCCACCTGTTGGTCAGCGTAGTTGCGGAACTGTCTCAGAGACAAGGTTTTTAGATACATCTACAGCCAATTCGTATCTAGGGCCAATGATGGTTGGCAATATGCTCATGTACTCAGCACCATAGTCGCAGCAACCAATGTTATCAGGCCATCTGCAACATCGATTGCTAGGGCGATTGGAGAAAAGCTCCCCGAACATCGTTTTACGGAGTCTTCCGCCAAGTGGCGGATTTTTGCTCAGTCCAACTGCTGGAACTATCCGGATTTAGGCCATAATAGTTGTATACCAGATGGATAGCCCCCATAGTTGATAGTATGTCAGTGATCAGTGTCAACGGTGGCATGTGCTGTCTTTCATATTACTGGGGATCTACCACGAAACTGATTATTCCTATCGTTTGCTGCTAGTTCATAGAAGCTGACCTGTGAACTGCTGCTGTGACTTACCGTCTACGGTCACTGGTGGCCTATAGATGTAACCATCTGGCCATTGATGGATTGATTACAGACGAGACAAATCTATCAGGATTGCAACTGGGTTCTTGAGTTGCAAGGGTGCGATCGCCAAGAATTCATCTCTCTACTTAGCAGGTGGTCACAGCGCAGCCTATCGTATCAGTAGTTTGGGGTTTGACATGATTGGAAAACAGGAATGCCTAGCGATCCTCCAAGCGGGACAAGAGCACTGGAACCAATGGCGACGGGAAACTATAACCACCACAATTGACCTGTCTGGCGTAGATTTAAGTGGCATGGACTTGAGCCATTTTAACCTTGTGCGGGTTAACTTATGTGGTGCAACACTGCGAGAAACCTCTTTGAATCATGCAGACTTACGTCGGGCAGAGTTGTCAGATGCTAACCTGTGCCACGCGCAGCTCCGGCAGGCAAACCTGAGTGCTGCCCACTTGATGAATGCCTCCTTGGTTGGTGCAGACCTCAGCGCAGCTAATCTTACGGGTGCTATTCTGAGTCGAGCAAACCTAAGTGGAGCTAACCTGATTGGGGCTAATCTTACCCGCGTCAAACTCATTGAGGCCAATTTACTGGGAGCCATCCTCACCCATGCTCAGTTACAACGTGCCTATTTTGTGCGGATTAAGTTGGCTGGGGCTAATTTTAGTCGTGCTAATTTGAACAAAATCAATCGTCTAGCTGATTTGTCGATCGCTAACCTACAGGATACTATCTTGGAAGGAGCTAATTTGCAGGGTGCTGTCATGCCAGATGGTATCGTTCACTACTAGTTTGCTCGGAGACTATACCTTACAAATAAGGCAAGTCCATCGTCGATCGCTAGATAGCGTCACGTATCGCTATAGTCTTGTTATGACCCAGTGATAACGTACCAGTGGCTCATTTCTAGTAGAACTATAGGAAGACGGTGTATGACTCTGGGCTAACAACGGCTGACAACGGCTAACAACTATGTGCATAGGCAAGTTAACCTGCCCGTAACATCACTATCGGTTGTTGATAGGGTGACATTTACGGCTGCCTGCTCATGGTTGAGCCTAGCTCGGACATATCCTGTTACAGCTTAACTATGGCAGTTTTTAACACCATGATATTGTTGCCGCTGGGTGACGAAGATTTGCTGACTGGCCTTAGCTTGCTGGTAGGCCTATCGCTAGTAGGCCAGATATGGCAGTGGATTATGTGGCGACGGCTGTTATCTAGTTATAAGATTGCCCCCTCAGCTATGGGCAATAATTCCACCCTCGGCAAGATTGATGCTGGCTCAGACAACATACTTATTCAAACGGAGCAACTGAATCAAATCCAACAGCTAAACCAACAGCTTGAGCGGCTGGTTCAAGAACGGACTGAACAGCTACGACTTGCCTATGATTTTGAAGCCAGTCTGAAGCGTATTACTGATCGTGTCCGCGATAGTTTGGATGAAGATCACATCCTACAGACTGCCGTGAAGGAGCTAACGATTGCCGTGGGTGCCTTAGGATGTAACTCTGCCGTCTACGATTTAGATGAACAGCTATCTACCATTCGGTATGAATACACAACAACCTGTGTACTGAATGGACGGGTGCTAAAGATGGCCAATTTTCTAGAGGGCTACAGGCAATTGCTGGCAGGACAGTTTTTTCAGTTTTGTTCACTACAGCCGAATCCAGAGCGGGGACGAACCTCAATGCTGGCTTGCCCCATTCAAGATGACCAAGGAGTGCTGGGAGATTTGTGGCTAGTGCACCAGCCCGATTATGCCTTTAGTGAGCAAGATATTCGTCTGATGCAACAGGTTGCAAACCAATGTGCGATCGCCATTCGCCAAGCTCGGTTATATCAAACTGCCCAAGGACAAGTACGGGAGCTGGAGCGACTCAACGCCCTTAAGGACGATTTCTTGAGCACTGTTTCCCATGAGCTACGCACCCCAATTTCTAATGTCAAGATGGCTATTCAAATGTTAGAGATGGCCATCAATGATCAAGTTTGTTTCACAGCTCAACAGCCAGAGGGCGCACCTGATGGTCAATCCCTGATCCCTAGCCCGTCTGTAGGGTCATGGAACCTAAAACCAGTCACCAGTAAGGTACATCGCTATCTGCAAATTCTGAAAGACGAGTGTAATCGAGAAATTGAACTGATTAACGACCTATTAGACTTGTCTCGATTGGATGCCAATGCAGAACCGTTGATGCTAGCAACTTTAAACCTACTTGACTGGCTGCCTCAACTGATTAAGCCGTTTGCAGAGCGCATCCGCAACCAACAACAACAACTTATTGTCGAACTTCCCGACCAACTACCACCCCTGACGACTGAAGTTGCTAGCCTTGAGCGCATCTTGACAGAACTCCTGAATAATGCTTGTAAATACACACCACCAGGGGAGACTATTAAGCTGACCTGTTGTGTCATTGACCAGAGCCTGACAGAACTAAACTCAAACTGCCATGGCCAGTTAATAACACGACCCAATTCCCTAGGGCCATTACGTTCATCACCTCCTCCGGCACTGCCTTCTCTAGGCTTGCAAATTGAGGTGAGTAATTCGGGAGTAAACATCGACAAGAGTGAGTTGACTCGAATTTTTGATAAGTTTTATCGCATTCCCAAAAACGACCCTTGGAAATATGGGGGCACTGGCCTAGGGCTAGCGTTGGTGAAAAAGCTGATTGAGCGCCTACAGGGCAACATTGAGGTGGATAGTTCATCCTCTTGGGTGACGTTTCGGGTGACGATGCGATCGCTGCGAGCGTAAGCTCGTGACTACAGAATTTGTGCTAGGAATTGCTTGGTGCGCTCTTGTTGGGGATTTTGAAAAAACTCTTGAGGCGTAGCTTCCTCAATTAACACACCACCATCCATCAAGAAAATGCGATCAGCAACTTCGCGAGCAAATCCTACTTCATGGGTAACGACCACCATAGTCATGCCAGAGCTAGCCAAGGAGCGCATTACATCCAATACTTCCCTCACCATTTCTGGATCCAGCGCTGACGTTGGTTCATCAAATAACATGATTTTGGGTTGCATGGCCAAAGCCCGGGCGATCGCCACCCGTTGCTGTTGCCCCCCTGACAACTGCCCTGGATATTTGTGGGCCTGCTCCAAAATTCCCACTCGCTCCAGCAAGCCCATGGCCATCGCTTCCACCTGCTCCTTGGCTTGCCGACGTACCCAAATAGGCGCAAGGGTAATATTTTCTAGCACTGTTAAATGGGGAAATAGATTAAATTGCTGAAATACCATACCTACCTCCCGACGCACCGCTTCAATGTTGCGCAGCTCTTGGGTAAGGTGAATGCCATCAATAATAATTCGTCCCTGTTGGTAGTCCTCTAAAGCATTAAAGGTGCGAATTAGGGTAGACTTCCCAGAACCAGACGGCCCCATGATTACCACAACTTCCCCTTGGTTCACAGCCAGAGATACACCCTTCAACACATGAAACTCGCCTTGGGCATACCATTTGTGGATATTTTCAGCAATCAAGATTGGATCAGCCATGGATTTCCAAGAGCACCAAGTGTGATGGTCATGCCCGAATTATGGGCTAGCCTGCGAGCCAAATTATGAACCAAAATCGGGAGGTGTGCTGTAGTAAGGCATGGGTGCACGCTGATAATAGCGACGATACAGCAACTCCAACTGGCCACCATATTCCTGAATCAAAGCAATTTGACGGATATACAGCCCCCGAAACGTATTCGCAAATAGCAACGTAAAAATTGCTACCACTAACCCACTGGCGGTAGAAATTAACGCCTCACCAATACCAGAGGTAACACCACTAGCTTGACCAGTGCCAATGTCACCGAGCCGCAATGAGGCAAAGGAGCTAATTAGTCCCAACACAGTGCCTAGCAGTCCCAATAGTGGTGCAATGCTGATAATGGTCTCAAATAGGGTATTGAATCGCTTCAACAGGGGAATCTCTGCCTGCGCTGCGCTCTCTAGGGCAAGGCGAAAGTCTTCAGGCGTAGCTTGGTCGAGTTCCAAAGCTGCCAGGAAAATGCGAGCGATCGGCAAATCAGCGTTTTGCTCTAGCTTTTTGAAGACCGCCGATGGACTGCGGCGATAGAGAGCTAGCACCTCACGGACAACTCGATCTTGACGAT is part of the Cyanobacteriota bacterium genome and harbors:
- a CDS encoding MotA/TolQ/ExbB proton channel family protein, encoding MPLQNLFVAGGIVMVPLLGFSILSVALILERTLFWIRVANRQDRVVREVLALYRRSPSAVFKKLEQNADLPIARIFLAALELDQATPEDFRLALESAAQAEIPLLKRFNTLFETIISIAPLLGLLGTVLGLISSFASLRLGDIGTGQASGVTSGIGEALISTASGLVVAIFTLLFANTFRGLYIRQIALIQEYGGQLELLYRRYYQRAPMPYYSTPPDFGS
- a CDS encoding pentapeptide repeat-containing protein, which produces MSCKGAIAKNSSLYLAGGHSAAYRISSLGFDMIGKQECLAILQAGQEHWNQWRRETITTTIDLSGVDLSGMDLSHFNLVRVNLCGATLRETSLNHADLRRAELSDANLCHAQLRQANLSAAHLMNASLVGADLSAANLTGAILSRANLSGANLIGANLTRVKLIEANLLGAILTHAQLQRAYFVRIKLAGANFSRANLNKINRLADLSIANLQDTILEGANLQGAVMPDGIVHY
- a CDS encoding amino acid ABC transporter ATP-binding protein translates to MADPILIAENIHKWYAQGEFHVLKGVSLAVNQGEVVVIMGPSGSGKSTLIRTFNALEDYQQGRIIIDGIHLTQELRNIEAVRREVGMVFQQFNLFPHLTVLENITLAPIWVRRQAKEQVEAMAMGLLERVGILEQAHKYPGQLSGGQQQRVAIARALAMQPKIMLFDEPTSALDPEMVREVLDVMRSLASSGMTMVVVTHEVGFAREVADRIFLMDGGVLIEEATPQEFFQNPQQERTKQFLAQIL
- a CDS encoding GAF domain-containing sensor histidine kinase produces the protein MAVFNTMILLPLGDEDLLTGLSLLVGLSLVGQIWQWIMWRRLLSSYKIAPSAMGNNSTLGKIDAGSDNILIQTEQLNQIQQLNQQLERLVQERTEQLRLAYDFEASLKRITDRVRDSLDEDHILQTAVKELTIAVGALGCNSAVYDLDEQLSTIRYEYTTTCVLNGRVLKMANFLEGYRQLLAGQFFQFCSLQPNPERGRTSMLACPIQDDQGVLGDLWLVHQPDYAFSEQDIRLMQQVANQCAIAIRQARLYQTAQGQVRELERLNALKDDFLSTVSHELRTPISNVKMAIQMLEMAINDQVCFTAQQPEGAPDGQSLIPSPSVGSWNLKPVTSKVHRYLQILKDECNREIELINDLLDLSRLDANAEPLMLATLNLLDWLPQLIKPFAERIRNQQQQLIVELPDQLPPLTTEVASLERILTELLNNACKYTPPGETIKLTCCVIDQSLTELNSNCHGQLITRPNSLGPLRSSPPPALPSLGLQIEVSNSGVNIDKSELTRIFDKFYRIPKNDPWKYGGTGLGLALVKKLIERLQGNIEVDSSSSWVTFRVTMRSLRA